TGAAACTTTCGTGATTTTCATATCCTAAAAAATTATCCTGATATTTATTATTTGCCTTTAAAAGTATTCCTATTTGAGGTCCTGCTTGTATGCTTAATCCTTCGAATACATAATATTTTAGCATTACAGGAATGTTCAGATAATTCAGGTCTATTGTACTTTTATAATGCGAATTGGTTACGTCTTTATCAGAAAAAGAAGTTTTTGATCCTTGCTGACTGTATAACAATTCCGGTTGAAGCGAAAAGCTTTTAGCCATTGGAATTTCGACCATAAACCCTGCCGTGAATCCCGTTTTGCTTGATGAGTTTAGTTCGCTTTCATCAAAATTAAGGCTTGCTAAATTTAAACCTGCTTTTACACCTAGTTTAATTTTTTGGGTTTGAGCCATAACAGTCACACCAAAAAATAGTGTGCATATAATGAGCATTGATTTTTTCATATGTATATAATTTGTTTTAAGAATGGTAACTCCCACAAAGGAGAGTTACCTTTTTCTATCTGTAGTTTGCTATTTTTTAATAACCTTGGCTGTATATTTTTTATCTTTTACAACACATTCTAACACATAAATTCCAGGAGTTAATCCGCTTAGATTTATAGTTGACGGAACACTTGTATAAGTTTTATTCCATACCGCTTTTCCATCCATAGCGTACATTTTGATTTCTGTTGCTCCTTCAATTTTTTCAGCTAAAAAGATGTTTACATTATCAACCGCCGGATTAGGGAATACTCTAAAAGCATTTGTAATTTTTCCAAGCAACATACCTTTTGAATCAAATGGCGTCGAAATTCTGTTACAACCGTTATCATTAGTTATTTGAAGACTATAACTTCCTTCCCAAATTGCAATAATCGATTTTTGAGTTGCATTTGGAATAGGTCTATCATTCAAAAACCATTGGTACGAAGCTGCATCAACTGAAGCTGTTAATTTTTTCTCGCCTACAACCTGAATTTCCGGTACAATATTGTTTTCAAGAATTGAAATAGTTGTACTTAAAGTTTTACCGATTCCGTTTTCATTATAAACCGTTACGAAATAATCACCACTTTCTTTTGTAGTATAAGTTGGCTCTGTTGAACCGTCAAACCATTCGTAAGATTTGTAGTTTCCAGGATTTAAAACAACTTCAGGACCACAAATAGCTCCACTTTCTAAATCAGATTCAAAAGTGTCAAATGTCGCTGTGATTTTTTCTGTAAGCGTACATCCGTTTCTCAAGACTACGGTTACGGTATAATCTCCAGCTTTGTCTATTTCGATACCGTGAGAAACTTCACCTGTACTCCATTTGTATGAAGCAACTCCAAGTTTTTTGGCATTAAAATTAGTTAAGGCATCAATGTATAAAGTTTTACCTGCGTATCCGTGAATTGATGAGTTATCAAATATTTTAAAATCTGATGTAACTTCCTGATAGATATAATTCTTTATCTCATTGTTTTGTTGAATTGGATTATTTTCCAATTTGGCACTAATATTAAAGACATGCGAATCACCACTTAAATCAAGTTTTGGCTGTTTTTTGAAAATATATTCAATACTTTCTCCAACAGGAATTGCCGTTTCAACAGATTCCGAAATAGTTTCAAGTGTGTTTACA
This genomic window from Flavobacterium sp. 9 contains:
- a CDS encoding porin family protein; protein product: MKKSMLIICTLFFGVTVMAQTQKIKLGVKAGLNLASLNFDESELNSSSKTGFTAGFMVEIPMAKSFSLQPELLYSQQGSKTSFSDKDVTNSHYKSTIDLNYLNIPVMLKYYVFEGLSIQAGPQIGILLKANNKYQDNFLGYENHESFNLKDYSTGIDTSVNFGLGYQFKDKFYADARYNISYSNAFKEGDANHFINNDMKNRVFQITIGYFFK